The genomic stretch CTGCCACACGATCCAGTCCGCGGCCTCCACCCAGTGGTCCATCGCGGCGTAGACATCCGGGGCTTCCTCCAGCAGCTGCAGGCCCTTGGCGAATTCCCATTCGGAGGAGATCAGGCCGCCGTAGCGGGGCAGCCAGCTTTCCCTGCGGGCGCGCGCCAGCTCGTTGATGCGCTCGGCCTGCGGCTGTGCGGCGTGGTGGCGCCAAAGCTTGATGTAAGCGTGCGGCTCATGGGCAAATTCAGGCAGTTCACAAAGCGGCGTGCCGTCCGCCGTGGTGGGCACCATGGTGCACGCCGTGAAGTCGGTGCCGATCCCAACAACCAGGGTCGGGTCGATCCCGGCCTGGGCGACCGCGGCCGGAACCGCCTGCTTGAGCACCTGGCGGTAGTCCTCTGGCACCTGCAGCGCCCATTCCGGGGGCAGCCTGTCGGCGGAACCGGGCAGCGAGCGCTCCACGACGGCATGCGGGTAGTCAACAACGGCGGAAGCCAACTCGGCCCCGTCCCGCACCCGCACCACCACAGCACGTCCCGACAAGGTGCCGTAATCGATGCCAACAACGTAAGACTCCTGCGTCCCCATGATTCCCTCTCAAACAGGCCGCCGGCGCAGCGGCCGGAAACCAATGGTATTTGTTAGCGCTAACAATTGCACACGAACCTTACCGCGTCAAGGGCCGCCCACGTCACGGAGATGAATGTCGGCAGCCTGAAGGTGGCCAGGGAGACATTCCGCTGTGAGCGCTAACAGGATACTGGCCGGCCTGCAGCTTGGAACAGTGGAAAGGCGGCCGGTATCCGGCCGGGCCCAGGCTAGCTGCGGGTCAGGGCTGTGGGCTTGGGTCCCGTGCTTGCCCGCTGTGTCAGGTGCGGTTGGATGCGCACGGAAAACAGTGGGTCGTTGCCGGAGATGCCGTCCAGAATCATGGCCACGCAGCGGCGGCCCAGTTCCAGGAAGTCCTGCCGGATGGTGGTGAGCGGCGGGAAGTAGAACCCGGATTCGGGACTGTCGTCAAACCCGACCACCGACAGGTCCCGCGGCAGGTTCAGATTGCGTTCATGGGCTGCGAGCATGACGCCCAGGGACATCTGGTCGTTGCCAGCAAAAACTGCGGTGCATTCACCGGCGTCGATCAGCTCCTGGCCCGCCCGGTATCCGGACTCGGCGCTCCAGTCCCCCACCAGCAGCGGACCCGGCTGCAAGCCGGCGGCAGCGAGTGCCCCCTCCCAGCCGCGGCGCCGCGCCTGGGCGTCCAGCCAGTCGGCGGGTCCCATGATGTGGGCAATCTTCGCATGGCCCAGGTCAAGCAGGTGCTGGGTCGCAAGCCATCCGCCGCGCTGCTGGTCAACGCCAACGCTCTGCACGCCTGCGGCTCCGATGTCGCCGATCACCACCAGCGGCACCCCGGGCTGGAGTTTCTCAATTGCCCGCACAATCTCTTCCTGCGGTGCGATGACCACCAGCGCATCAACCTGGTGCGACAGGTGGTACTCCACGGTGTCGGTGATCGCCTCGAGGCTCATATCCGGCAGCCCCACCGTGTTAACGGCATAACCCGAAGAACGGGCGGCTTCCTGGATGCCGAGAAGGATGCGGGAGGGCCCGTAGTGCTCCATGTTGTGCGCAACAACCCCGAACGTTTCCGAGCTGCGCGTGACAAGCTGCCGCGCGGCAGTGTTGCGCCGGTAGCCCAGCTCGGCGATGGCCGCCTCCACCACGGTGCGCGTCTTGGCACTGACATTGGGATGGTTGTTGATAACGCGTGAGACGGTCTGGTGGGAAACCCCCGCCCTGGCCGCAACATCCTCCATGACGGGAGGGCGGTGGTTGGGCACGACATTCTCACTCATTGAAAGCCTGTTCTTCGGTGGTGGCCGGAATGCTGGGCGCCCGCACACAGCGGCTGGTCAGGGCCCCATTCTCAATCAACTCTTGCTGGGTTCACATTCATTCTCGCAGAGCATGCGCCTGCACGGCCGACCGAAGCGCCGACAGGTCCCGCCCCACTTCTTCATGACAGGGCTGCCACGCATCGTCGTTCGGAGGATGCGCGCTGGGCCTGCGTTCGCCATGGCCGATTGTCATTCTCCGGAGGAGTTCGTTGCCAAGAAAGCGGGTGGGGCACAATGCGTCGCCACACTGTACACCACCCGCTAGTCATTCAGCGCTGCGCGGGAACGCCCCGCCCGGCACCGGACAGCCCCGCAAGCGGCGATTCCCAGCCGGCCAGCACAGCCTTTACCTCCGGATTCAGTTCGGCCTCCAGCGACTGCGCATAAGCGGCGGTGAGGATGTCATCGATGCGCACCCGCTGTCCGGTTTCGGCAGAAAGCACGGCGGCCTCCACCATGGCCAGCGAGTGGACGTTGGCGTGGATTGCCCCGTCCGGCACCACGCCGGTATGCACCGCGGTGACAAACTCGGCGAGGGATCCGGCAATCTCCTCCGGCCCCCCGGCCGAGGCTGGAATCTCCAGTACGGCGCCGTCCAATCCTTCGGCGGTAGGGGCGTTGTCCCCGTCCCACAGTGCCGTCCCCTGCGCACCGTTGACACGCCAGGACCCGTTCCAGGACGTCTCGGCACCATCGGCGCACCATGAGCCCGAGTACACGTAGCGAAGGCCGCCGGCGAACTCAAAGATGGCGGTGGCAGCGGCGTCGGCCTTGAACCAGCTCCAGCTCGGGTTGAACTCCTCGCAGTACACGCTCACGGGGTCCTGCCCGGTCAGGTGGCGGACGGCGTCGAACGGGTGGATGGCCATGTCCAGCAGCAGGACATGGTCCATCTCCTCGCGGAAGCCGCCAAAATGCGGGGCCTTGAAGAACTCGGTGGTGATGACGCCGATGTCACCCAACTCCCCCGCCACGGCTTTCAGCTGCGTGAGTGAGTTGAAGTAGCGGCGCGACTGGCTGATCATCAGCAGCTGCCCGCTGGCCTCGGAGCAGGCGGCAAGCGAGAGCGCCTGCGCCACGGTGGGCGCCGCGGGTTTCTCGCACAGCACCGGCAGCCCGGCAAACATGGCCTCGACATTCACCGGATGGTGGGCCACGGGCACGGTGACATTGACGACGGCGTGTGCCCCGGTCGCTGCTGCCACGTCACCGACGCTCGTGCCGACGGCAACGCCCTGCAGGCCGCGTTGGGCCAGCGCGGCGTGTGCGGCGTCGGTGTTGAGGTCTACGAGGCCGACCAACTCCACGTCGGGGTTGGCGGTGATCGTGTCCAGCCATGCCTGGCCCATCCCGCCGGCGCCGACCTGGACCAGGCGCAGCGGTCCGTCGGCGTTCACAGTTGCGAAAGTGCTCAATTTTCCATTGCTCCCTGGTAGCCGTGGCCGTTGTAAAAGTCTTCGGTGTCGTAGCGCAGCAGGACCGGAACGCTCCGCTCGGGACGCAGGGTCCTGGCCCATTCGACGCCGTTGGCAATGACCTTGCGGACTTCCTTCTGGTGGTAGACGGGGTAGTCCTGGTCGCCGGGGCTGAAGAAGAAGATCTTGCCGAATCCGCGCTTGTACGTCATGCCGCTGCGGAACACTTCGCCGCCGGTGAAGGTGGAGAGAAAGATGAGTTCGTCAGGGGCCGGGACGTCGAAGAATTCTCCGTACATCTCCTGGGCCGGGATGATGAAGGGGTGCGGAATGCCCTGGGCGATGGGATGGGTGGGGTCGACAGTCCAGACGATTTCACGGTCTTCCTCCGAGCGCCAGCGCAGCGTGCAGGAAGTGCCCATGAGCTTGCCGAAGATCTTGGACCAGTGAGCCGAGTGGAGGACCAGCAGGCCCATCCCCGCCAGCACGTGCCGGTGCACCCGCTCAACAACCTCGTCCGACACGTCCGCGTGGGCGGCATGCCCCCACCAGACAAGGACGTCTGTGGCAGCCAGGACTTCCTCGGTGAGCCCGTGCTCCGGGTCGTCCAGTGTCACGGTGGTGACGTCCACTCCGGCGCCAAGGTTCTCCTCAATGCCTTCCTTGATGGTGGTGTGCATGCCGGAGGGATATATGTCCCGCACCTTTTGTTCGACTTGCTCGTGCCGGTTTTCACCCCAAACAACTACTTTGATGGGGGCGGCGGGGCTGGTGGTTCCAGACATGGGGTTCGCTTTCTTGTTTCGATACTTAGTGGCTTTTGGGACTTTAGGCTTCCGGTGAATGTTCCAGGAGCCTTCTACTTGACGGCGCCGCCGGACGCGCCGGCCGCAATGTACTTCTGTGCAATGACCAGCAGCACGATCGCAGGGAGCGAGGACAACACGGCCGTTGCCATGACCGCGCTCCAGTTGGATACCTGGGTGCCGAGGTACTGGTAGATGCCCAGGGTCACCGGCCTAATTTCATCCGTGGTGGTCAGTGTCAAGGCAAACAGGAAGTCGCTCCAGGAGAACAGGAAGGCGAAAAGCCCTGCGGTGATGAGGGCGTTCTTGGCGATCGGCAGGGCGATGGAGATGAATGCCCTGATCTGTCCAGCCCCGTCTACGCGGGCCGCTTCAATGATGGCCGGAGGAATGCTCATCATGAACGCCCGCATGATGAGAATGGCGAACGGGATGGCATGGGTGGCATCCGCCAAGATGAGGCCGACGTAGGTGTTCAACAAGCCAAGGTCGTTGTAAGCGGCATAGAGGGCGTTCGCAATAACGACTCCCGGGATCATCTGGGCAATCAGGATTGCCAGCAGGGCCCAGCTGATCCAGCGAAACTTGAACTGGGCCAGCGCGTAGGCGGCCGGAGCGGCAATGGCCAAGGTGACCACGACCGTGCCCATGGAAATGATCAGGCTGGTGAGGAGATTTCCGCCTTGGTCCGCGATGGCCTTCTCATACCCGGCAAAGCTCGGGTTGAGCGGCAGGAAACTGGCCGAAAGCGTGTTTCCGGACGGTTGCAGGGATGCGTTGATCATCCAGTAGATGGGGAAGAGCATCACGACCAGGAAGATTATGCCCAGGACGGTGGAACTGCGGGTCCGGAGCATTTTCTTCTTCTGCGCTGCTGCATGGTTCACCGGCGGAGTGAGCTGCGTTGTTGTCATGGTGCCCTCCTACTCGTCGACGGCGCGGCGGTTGACGCGCAGGTAGATGACCGCAAATACAAGTGAGATGAGAATCAAGATGTTGGAGAAGGCCGCACCCACACCAAACTGGAAGTTCACAAATGATTCTTGATAGGAGCGCACGGCGATGGTCTGGGTGGCGTTTGCGGGCCCGCC from Arthrobacter stackebrandtii encodes the following:
- a CDS encoding LacI family DNA-binding transcriptional regulator, which translates into the protein MSENVVPNHRPPVMEDVAARAGVSHQTVSRVINNHPNVSAKTRTVVEAAIAELGYRRNTAARQLVTRSSETFGVVAHNMEHYGPSRILLGIQEAARSSGYAVNTVGLPDMSLEAITDTVEYHLSHQVDALVVIAPQEEIVRAIEKLQPGVPLVVIGDIGAAGVQSVGVDQQRGGWLATQHLLDLGHAKIAHIMGPADWLDAQARRRGWEGALAAAGLQPGPLLVGDWSAESGYRAGQELIDAGECTAVFAGNDQMSLGVMLAAHERNLNLPRDLSVVGFDDSPESGFYFPPLTTIRQDFLELGRRCVAMILDGISGNDPLFSVRIQPHLTQRASTGPKPTALTRS
- a CDS encoding Gfo/Idh/MocA family protein: MSTFATVNADGPLRLVQVGAGGMGQAWLDTITANPDVELVGLVDLNTDAAHAALAQRGLQGVAVGTSVGDVAAATGAHAVVNVTVPVAHHPVNVEAMFAGLPVLCEKPAAPTVAQALSLAACSEASGQLLMISQSRRYFNSLTQLKAVAGELGDIGVITTEFFKAPHFGGFREEMDHVLLLDMAIHPFDAVRHLTGQDPVSVYCEEFNPSWSWFKADAAATAIFEFAGGLRYVYSGSWCADGAETSWNGSWRVNGAQGTALWDGDNAPTAEGLDGAVLEIPASAGGPEEIAGSLAEFVTAVHTGVVPDGAIHANVHSLAMVEAAVLSAETGQRVRIDDILTAAYAQSLEAELNPEVKAVLAGWESPLAGLSGAGRGVPAQR
- a CDS encoding carbohydrate ABC transporter permease, with the translated sequence MTTTQLTPPVNHAAAQKKKMLRTRSSTVLGIIFLVVMLFPIYWMINASLQPSGNTLSASFLPLNPSFAGYEKAIADQGGNLLTSLIISMGTVVVTLAIAAPAAYALAQFKFRWISWALLAILIAQMIPGVVIANALYAAYNDLGLLNTYVGLILADATHAIPFAILIMRAFMMSIPPAIIEAARVDGAGQIRAFISIALPIAKNALITAGLFAFLFSWSDFLFALTLTTTDEIRPVTLGIYQYLGTQVSNWSAVMATAVLSSLPAIVLLVIAQKYIAAGASGGAVK
- a CDS encoding ThuA domain-containing protein, whose protein sequence is MSGTTSPAAPIKVVVWGENRHEQVEQKVRDIYPSGMHTTIKEGIEENLGAGVDVTTVTLDDPEHGLTEEVLAATDVLVWWGHAAHADVSDEVVERVHRHVLAGMGLLVLHSAHWSKIFGKLMGTSCTLRWRSEEDREIVWTVDPTHPIAQGIPHPFIIPAQEMYGEFFDVPAPDELIFLSTFTGGEVFRSGMTYKRGFGKIFFFSPGDQDYPVYHQKEVRKVIANGVEWARTLRPERSVPVLLRYDTEDFYNGHGYQGAMEN